One window of Papaver somniferum cultivar HN1 chromosome 9, ASM357369v1, whole genome shotgun sequence genomic DNA carries:
- the LOC113309040 gene encoding late embryogenesis abundant protein M17-like: MGTMNNVRFFILLGLLIAVDALISSEVSAAKDLAERTRETAENNELQDAKYGGNQGGYPGNGGYQGGGGYPGNGGGGGRGGGGRRGGAYRCRHGCCDRGGYYRGDCRNCCYSAAQANDFFAETTTTTHNLKP; this comes from the exons ATGGGTACAATGAACAATGTTAGGTTTTTCATTTTGTTGGGTCTTTTGATTGCTGTTGATGCCCTAATCTCTTCTGAGGTTTCAGCTGCTAAGGATTTGGCTGAGAGAACAA GGGAGACAGCTGAGAATAATGAACTGCAAGATGCCAAGTACGGAGGGAATCAAGGTGGATATCCTGGTAACGGAGGGTATCAGGGCGGTGGTGGGTACCCAGGCAATGGAGGTGGCGGTGGACGTGGTGGCGGAGGTAGACGAGGTGGTGCGTACAGATGCCGACATGGTTGTTGTGACCGTGGTGGGTACTACAGAGGTGATTGCCGCAATTGCTGCTATTCTGCTGCTCAAGCCAATGACTTCTTTGCTGAAACTACCACTACCACCCATAATCTCAAGCCTTAG